CACTCCAAGTTTGAATTTTCCAACCTAATCGACCAATAGCCGAAACACCAAGTAATATTCCTATACTTCCAAATATTGTCACTAATATAACAATAATACCTTTGTCATCGATACAACATAAAAGCAATTTTGCCACAACAAAAAGCTACTAACAAAACAAAAGCAGTTTCTAATATAGATTTAATATATGATTTATTTACGTCTTAGACATTCATGAATGCAAAGATAGAGTCAGTTGTATTGCATCAAGAATAAAGAAATCATTTTTGTATCTTTGTGGGTTGATAATAAGAATGAGTAAAAAACTGCAAATACGAAACAGTACAGCCGAATTTTTGATATTCACTTCACAAGCAGGTAAAGATGGA
This Bacteroidota bacterium DNA region includes the following protein-coding sequences:
- a CDS encoding T9SS type A sorting domain-containing protein, whose product is MAKLLLCCIDDKGIIVILVTIFGSIGILLGVSAIGRLGWKIQTWSGETVFSSKNTSKSISVSHLASGIYLIQVQKESEVFQARFVKE